A region from the Candidatus Binatia bacterium genome encodes:
- the gatB gene encoding Asp-tRNA(Asn)/Glu-tRNA(Gln) amidotransferase subunit GatB codes for MNYEAVIGLEVHAHLLTESKIFCGCPTRFGDEPNFNTCPVCMGFPGVLPVLNKKVVEFAIRAGLATHCEIARTSRWARKNYFYPDLPKGYQISQYELPVCERGFLEVEAGGARKKIRLTRIHMEEDAGKNIHDVRGDYSLVDLNRAGVPLLEIVSEPDLRSAEEAVAYLKNLRAILQYLEICDGNMEEGSFRCDANVSVRPAGSRDLGTKVEIKNLNSFKAVEKAIASEIERQIDTLAEGGRLTQETRLWDTEREVTRSMRSKEFAHDYRYFPDPDLLPLVIEEKWIAEIRASLPELPEARRQRFIAEYGLPPYDAEILTGRRDVADYFEAAVKIHANPKAVSNWVMGDLFRVIKEKKLDAALRIADWPVPAEHLAAMIKMIDGGKISGKIAKGLFSEMLATGASPEAIVRDKGLEQVTDAGSIESAVDQVLAAYSKQVADYRGGNEKVFGFLVGQVMKATQGKASPQAVNDLLRKKLQP; via the coding sequence ATGAATTACGAAGCTGTAATTGGCTTGGAGGTCCACGCCCATCTTTTGACCGAGTCGAAGATCTTCTGCGGCTGCCCGACCCGTTTCGGCGACGAGCCCAATTTCAATACCTGCCCGGTGTGCATGGGATTCCCCGGAGTCCTCCCGGTGCTGAACAAAAAAGTCGTGGAGTTCGCCATCCGCGCGGGGCTGGCGACCCATTGTGAGATCGCCCGAACCAGCCGTTGGGCGAGGAAAAATTATTTCTACCCCGACCTGCCGAAAGGCTACCAGATCAGCCAGTACGAGCTGCCCGTGTGCGAGCGCGGCTTCCTGGAGGTCGAAGCCGGCGGCGCGCGGAAAAAAATCCGCCTCACGCGCATCCACATGGAAGAAGACGCGGGCAAAAACATCCACGACGTGCGGGGCGACTACAGCCTCGTGGACTTGAACCGGGCCGGCGTGCCGCTGCTGGAGATCGTGAGCGAGCCCGACTTGCGCAGCGCCGAGGAGGCTGTCGCCTATCTCAAAAATCTCCGCGCCATCCTCCAGTATCTCGAAATCTGCGACGGCAACATGGAGGAAGGGAGCTTTCGCTGCGACGCGAACGTCTCCGTGCGTCCCGCGGGCTCGCGCGACCTCGGCACGAAAGTCGAAATCAAAAATCTGAATTCCTTCAAAGCGGTCGAAAAAGCGATCGCGTCCGAAATCGAACGGCAGATCGATACGCTTGCGGAAGGGGGCAGGCTGACCCAGGAGACGCGGCTGTGGGACACCGAGCGCGAGGTCACCCGTTCGATGCGCTCGAAAGAGTTCGCCCACGATTATCGCTACTTTCCCGATCCCGATCTTCTGCCGCTCGTCATCGAAGAAAAATGGATCGCCGAGATTCGCGCGTCTTTGCCGGAGCTGCCCGAGGCCCGCAGGCAGCGCTTCATCGCTGAGTACGGCCTGCCGCCTTACGACGCCGAGATCCTCACCGGCCGCCGCGACGTGGCCGATTACTTCGAGGCGGCGGTTAAAATCCACGCCAATCCCAAAGCCGTCAGCAACTGGGTGATGGGAGATCTCTTCCGCGTAATCAAAGAAAAGAAATTGGATGCCGCGCTGCGCATCGCCGACTGGCCGGTTCCGGCCGAGCACCTGGCCGCGATGATTAAAATGATCGACGGCGGAAAAATCAGCGGCAAGATCGCGAAAGGACTTTTTTCGGAGATGCTCGCGACCGGCGCTTCCCCCGAAGCGATCGTGCGCGACAAGGGTCTGGAGCAAGTCACCGATGCCGGCAGCATCGAGAGCGCGGTCGATCAAGTCCTAGCCGCTTACTCGAAACAAGTTGCTGACTACCGCGGCGGCAATGAAAAAGTTTTCGGCTTCCTGGTCGGCCAGGTGATGAAAGCGACGCAAGGCAAAGCCAGCCCGCAAGCCGTCAACGACCTGCTGAGGAAGAAACTGCAGCCTTGA